One genomic region from Nocardia vinacea encodes:
- a CDS encoding serine/threonine-protein kinase codes for MTVADGTDFAGYRIERRLGAGGMGEVYLARHPRLPRHDALKILSDRHASDAEFRARFLREAEVAVRLQHPNVVAVRDRGEHDGRLWIAMQYVDGGDVADLIRRDATVPVERALRILAEAAQGLDEIHRVGLQHRDVKPANLLLAEEPGQPDRVLVTDFGIARTAGAEGTLSEGGGFTATLAYAPPELISGDTVDHRADVYSLGCTLYQLLTGSVPYLRSSPAAVMYAHLHEEPPRPSLDNPRVPTGLDSVIATALAKDPADRYQSCGALAAAAHAAWSADAAGETAPRAMRRRRILTGAAIAAIVLVTAVVSLAGGLGRDDSAGSSETGPTWVATNSAAWGAAALAAETFPNLLPVAPAAVGYQELNTCLHTDQNNNFISFDQQVPTGGVICLGDRDPAEVVIVICNSDRTPIRDWSPMTQLEGEELWSRDGAAGRVRWGSATTNDGVTVGRLDVMFDRPDRNFCRLRVGGAISGSVLRERWWPNAPL; via the coding sequence CGTCATCCCCGGCTGCCCCGTCACGATGCGCTGAAGATCCTGTCCGACCGGCACGCGAGCGACGCCGAATTCCGGGCGCGGTTCCTGCGCGAGGCCGAGGTCGCGGTGCGGCTGCAGCATCCGAATGTGGTTGCGGTGCGCGACCGTGGTGAGCACGACGGCCGACTGTGGATCGCGATGCAGTACGTCGATGGCGGTGATGTCGCCGATCTGATCCGGCGCGACGCGACGGTCCCGGTCGAGCGCGCGCTACGGATCCTGGCCGAGGCCGCGCAGGGGTTGGATGAGATCCATCGAGTCGGTCTGCAGCATCGTGATGTGAAGCCCGCGAATCTGCTGCTCGCCGAAGAACCGGGGCAGCCGGATCGAGTGCTGGTCACCGACTTCGGTATCGCGCGCACCGCCGGTGCGGAGGGAACCCTGTCCGAGGGTGGGGGGTTCACCGCCACGCTGGCTTATGCGCCGCCCGAGCTGATCAGCGGTGACACGGTCGATCACCGTGCCGATGTGTACTCGCTCGGCTGCACGCTGTATCAGCTGCTCACCGGTTCGGTGCCGTATCTGCGCAGCAGTCCGGCGGCGGTGATGTACGCGCACCTGCATGAGGAGCCGCCACGCCCGAGCCTCGACAATCCCCGGGTACCAACGGGATTGGATTCGGTCATTGCCACGGCGCTGGCCAAGGACCCGGCCGACCGCTATCAGAGCTGCGGTGCGTTGGCGGCGGCGGCACACGCGGCGTGGTCGGCTGATGCCGCCGGCGAGACCGCCCCCCGTGCGATGCGGCGCCGCAGGATTCTGACCGGTGCGGCGATCGCGGCGATTGTGCTGGTGACGGCGGTGGTTTCGCTGGCCGGCGGCCTCGGTCGCGACGACTCCGCGGGATCGTCCGAGACCGGCCCGACCTGGGTCGCGACGAATTCGGCTGCCTGGGGCGCGGCCGCCCTTGCCGCCGAGACCTTTCCGAACCTGCTGCCGGTCGCACCGGCCGCCGTCGGATATCAGGAACTCAACACCTGCCTGCACACCGACCAGAACAACAACTTCATCTCCTTCGATCAGCAGGTCCCGACTGGTGGCGTGATCTGTCTCGGCGACCGGGACCCGGCCGAAGTGGTCATCGTCATCTGTAATTCGGACCGCACGCCGATTCGCGACTGGTCCCCGATGACGCAGCTGGAAGGGGAGGAGCTGTGGTCCCGCGACGGCGCCGCCGGGCGGGTCCGCTGGGGGAGTGCCACCACGAACGATGGGGTGACCGTAGGCAGACTCGACGTGATGTTCGACCGCCCGGATCGCAACTTCTGCCGCCTGCGCGTAGGCGGTGCCATCTCCGGTTCCGTGCTCCGGGAACGGTGGTGGCCGAATGCGCCGCTATGA